The proteins below are encoded in one region of Acidobacteriota bacterium:
- a CDS encoding response regulator yields MPQRPFAQHLIICFWLGIWGLTCLPGMVAAAQPASPRSAVVEKPDGSILGHAREDWVYQQFTDQNGLPQNSVEAICEWNQYVWVGTQDGIACYNGRQWQRVQFPKNLLSTFVYALLPASDKSLWVGLNGGGVAHFKNGEWELFSTQTGHLPSNFVRTLYETQSPDGTSTIWVGTAGNGIVRYHQGQWTPIDMRPWLPTNNIRCFLETGQGDTRRLWVGSLGSGLAYLEQGQWHRFEPADGKLLDPTVHCLLETSQASSPNQLWVGMESGLACVQNGVIQKVPIHSSTRPNSPVIALRETRNHRGEPRLWAATFSGVHCLVQNQWQQVGNIADNRQQVAISLLETTGINGESSIWVGFNSAGVSRIQKSSWSKFGLAWKPANNTITSLLETVDADGTPTIWMGTNGSGLVRYQRGDWTLFDSQSGQLPDDVVLSLLETVEGNGSKTLWVGTLRGGLVRFRNGQWTKIPSTENRITSGRIFCILETRDPDGAQILWFGTRNGLIRYKNDQWMAIGDDQSALATNSIYCLAETTFGDGSKAIWAGTNVGLFRLYQDQWTTFDSTRGLPNNQVRDVEQVLDSDGKRSLWIATRGGVATLELEVPTAEIVPLASTDAPPLGNNVVYRIQQDAQRRIYLSTLRGITRFSPRTPTPENPSPFSAYTYTTEDGLPSNECNAGASMIDRAGCLWFGTIGGATFFDPSQEIPDTTSKPLRLETVLINGSPLFRVQGLAQSASDWYTGREFAYDENNIVIEYSLLSYFREPDSQYCTQLVGLQTRPTSWTTEAKTVYTTLPQGYYRFKVWGRDYAGNTSGPVEISFTIRPAPWVTWWAFVLYAGVIGGLGYSGYQWRVFRFRQANAQLEAKIRERTAALARSEALTKEKADELARLVTKLSISEQQAQDAKEEALVQRQQALEASKAKSLFLANMSHELRTPLNAILGFVQLLNRAPGRSDEDREYLGIIIRSGEHLLNLINNILSLSKIEAGQIVLEEKTFDVRMLLTELEGLFRFRAQSKHLRFTIEFPPELPRFVAGDERKLRQVLINLLGNAFKFTEHGEVKLKVILHQELIAFEVSDTGAGIAPAEMEKIFQPFTQTQSGLQAQEGTGLGLTISQDFVKVMGGEITVESQPGRGATFRFSIRLTPTSEAPALVRPKSVIGLAPGHLVFRLLVVDDVVENRQLLTTLLKQLGFDVQDAANGAEALTLWHNWRPHLVWMDMHMPVMDGFEATRKIRATEATGKSSTSDSVSDVPTWVISISASAFDADRKAIFDAGCDDIVIKPFSTDVIVEKLVKYLGVEFIYESESEFSSETHQSPSQPGSLKQSVANLSPELRTQLYEAVLGCNRERVYGVAEQIHSVDPTLAQELHHLARQYQFEELLTWFD; encoded by the coding sequence ATGCCACAGCGACCGTTTGCCCAACATTTGATCATTTGCTTTTGGCTGGGGATTTGGGGACTGACGTGCCTTCCAGGAATGGTTGCCGCCGCTCAGCCAGCCTCACCACGTTCGGCGGTGGTGGAGAAACCGGACGGGTCAATCCTGGGTCATGCCCGCGAAGATTGGGTCTATCAACAGTTTACCGATCAAAACGGCCTCCCTCAAAATTCAGTCGAAGCCATTTGCGAGTGGAACCAGTATGTCTGGGTCGGTACTCAGGATGGAATTGCCTGTTACAATGGCCGACAGTGGCAGCGGGTTCAATTTCCGAAAAATCTTCTCTCCACATTTGTCTATGCCTTGCTCCCAGCCAGCGATAAAAGCCTGTGGGTTGGGTTAAATGGCGGCGGTGTTGCTCATTTTAAAAATGGGGAATGGGAACTTTTTTCAACCCAAACCGGGCATCTTCCCAGCAATTTTGTTCGCACCCTGTATGAAACCCAGTCACCGGATGGCACGTCAACCATTTGGGTGGGAACGGCTGGGAATGGCATCGTCCGCTATCATCAAGGCCAGTGGACTCCGATTGATATGCGCCCCTGGTTGCCGACCAACAATATCCGGTGTTTTTTGGAAACCGGGCAGGGTGACACCAGGAGGCTATGGGTTGGGTCGCTTGGCAGCGGATTGGCCTATCTGGAACAGGGGCAATGGCATCGCTTCGAACCCGCTGATGGAAAATTGCTTGATCCCACAGTGCATTGTTTGCTCGAAACCAGCCAGGCATCGAGTCCGAATCAGTTGTGGGTTGGGATGGAATCCGGTTTGGCCTGTGTGCAAAATGGTGTGATTCAAAAAGTTCCAATCCACTCATCAACCCGGCCTAACTCGCCAGTGATTGCCTTGAGGGAAACCCGCAATCATCGCGGCGAACCCCGATTATGGGCGGCGACTTTTAGTGGGGTTCATTGTCTGGTTCAAAATCAGTGGCAACAGGTAGGGAATATTGCCGATAACCGCCAGCAGGTCGCGATCAGTTTACTGGAAACAACTGGAATCAATGGGGAAAGCAGCATCTGGGTTGGCTTTAACAGTGCTGGTGTGTCGCGGATTCAGAAAAGTTCCTGGTCTAAATTTGGATTGGCCTGGAAGCCCGCAAATAACACCATCACCAGTTTGCTCGAAACAGTTGATGCGGATGGCACCCCAACTATCTGGATGGGCACCAACGGCAGCGGTCTGGTGCGATACCAACGTGGTGATTGGACGCTGTTTGATTCACAATCAGGCCAGTTACCGGATGATGTGGTTTTGTCGCTCCTGGAAACGGTTGAAGGGAATGGGTCAAAGACCCTGTGGGTTGGAACGCTACGCGGTGGGCTGGTGCGATTTCGAAATGGGCAATGGACGAAGATTCCTTCAACGGAAAACAGAATTACCTCGGGTCGGATATTCTGCATTTTAGAAACCAGAGACCCAGATGGCGCCCAGATACTCTGGTTTGGGACGCGCAATGGGCTCATTCGGTACAAAAATGATCAGTGGATGGCAATCGGAGACGACCAGAGCGCTCTTGCAACCAACTCAATTTATTGTTTGGCTGAAACCACATTTGGAGACGGTTCAAAAGCCATTTGGGCCGGCACGAATGTTGGATTGTTTCGACTCTATCAAGATCAATGGACCACGTTTGATAGTACCAGGGGGCTTCCAAATAATCAGGTGCGTGATGTTGAGCAAGTGCTGGATTCCGATGGAAAGCGATCACTGTGGATTGCCACTCGGGGCGGGGTCGCCACCCTTGAGCTGGAAGTACCAACCGCCGAGATTGTCCCGCTGGCCTCAACTGATGCTCCTCCGCTCGGCAATAATGTGGTGTATCGCATTCAGCAGGACGCTCAGCGGCGAATCTATCTTTCAACGTTGCGTGGAATCACGCGATTTTCCCCGCGAACTCCAACGCCTGAAAATCCATCTCCATTTTCTGCTTATACTTACACCACCGAAGACGGGCTGCCAAGTAATGAATGCAACGCTGGGGCTTCGATGATTGACCGGGCTGGGTGTTTATGGTTTGGAACCATCGGCGGCGCCACGTTCTTTGATCCCAGCCAGGAAATTCCTGATACGACTTCCAAGCCGCTCCGTCTGGAAACGGTGTTGATCAACGGGTCGCCGCTTTTCCGGGTGCAAGGGTTAGCCCAATCGGCCAGTGACTGGTACACAGGCCGTGAATTTGCCTACGATGAAAACAACATTGTCATTGAATACAGTCTCCTGAGTTATTTTCGCGAGCCGGATAGTCAGTATTGCACCCAGCTTGTCGGGTTACAGACGCGACCAACGTCCTGGACAACCGAAGCCAAAACTGTGTACACGACGCTGCCCCAAGGGTACTACCGGTTCAAGGTGTGGGGGCGCGATTATGCCGGGAACACCTCTGGGCCCGTGGAAATTAGTTTTACGATTCGCCCGGCGCCATGGGTAACCTGGTGGGCGTTTGTGCTCTATGCTGGCGTGATTGGTGGCCTTGGCTATAGTGGGTATCAGTGGCGAGTGTTTCGTTTCAGGCAGGCCAATGCCCAACTCGAAGCCAAAATTCGGGAACGAACCGCCGCCCTGGCCAGATCAGAGGCGCTGACCAAAGAAAAGGCCGATGAACTGGCTCGACTGGTGACCAAATTAAGTATTTCAGAGCAGCAGGCTCAGGACGCCAAAGAAGAAGCCCTCGTTCAGCGTCAGCAGGCACTGGAAGCCAGCAAAGCCAAAAGCCTGTTTCTGGCCAATATGAGCCACGAACTCCGCACCCCGCTCAATGCCATTTTGGGGTTTGTCCAGTTGCTCAACCGGGCACCTGGCCGTTCGGACGAGGATCGTGAATATCTGGGGATTATCATTCGCAGTGGCGAGCATTTGCTCAACCTGATCAACAACATCCTCTCGCTGTCAAAAATCGAAGCCGGTCAGATTGTCCTTGAAGAAAAAACATTTGATGTGCGGATGCTCTTGACCGAACTCGAAGGGCTCTTCCGGTTTCGTGCCCAATCAAAACACCTGCGATTTACCATTGAATTTCCGCCAGAACTCCCCAGGTTTGTGGCCGGTGATGAACGCAAATTGCGTCAGGTCTTGATCAATTTGCTTGGGAATGCCTTTAAATTTACCGAGCACGGCGAAGTCAAATTGAAGGTCATCCTTCATCAAGAATTGATTGCATTTGAAGTCTCCGACACGGGGGCGGGGATTGCCCCGGCGGAGATGGAGAAGATTTTTCAGCCGTTTACCCAAACCCAAAGTGGCTTGCAGGCTCAAGAAGGCACGGGTTTGGGACTGACCATCAGCCAGGATTTTGTCAAAGTGATGGGTGGGGAAATTACAGTTGAAAGCCAGCCTGGGCGTGGGGCGACCTTTCGGTTTTCGATCCGGTTGACACCCACGTCTGAGGCTCCCGCACTGGTCAGGCCAAAATCAGTGATTGGTTTGGCGCCTGGACACCTCGTTTTTCGGCTCCTGGTGGTTGATGATGTGGTCGAAAACCGACAGCTTTTAACCACCTTGCTCAAACAACTCGGCTTTGACGTCCAGGATGCCGCCAATGGCGCCGAAGCTCTGACCCTCTGGCACAACTGGCGTCCACACCTGGTGTGGATGGATATGCACATGCCGGTCATGGACGGGTTTGAAGCCACCCGGAAGATTCGCGCTACTGAGGCAACCGGAAAATCCAGTACTTCGGATTCAGTTTCGGATGTGCCTACCTGGGTTATCTCGATTTCAGCGAGTGCTTTTGATGCTGACCGGAAAGCGATTTTTGATGCTGGCTGCGATGACATTGTGATTAAACCGTTTTCAACGGATGTGATTGTTGAAAAACTCGTAAAATACCTTGGGGTTGAGTTTATCTATGAATCTGAATCCGAATTTAGCTCAGAAACACATCAATCTCCCAGCCAGCCTGGATCTCTGAAACAATCGGTCGCCAATCTTTCTCCCGAGCTACGCACCCAACTTTATGAAGCCGTACTTGGCTGCAACCGGGAAAGAGTTTATGGTGTGGCCGAACAAATTCACTCAGTTGACCCCACCCTCGCCCAGGAACTCCATCATCTAGCCCGGCAGTACCAGTTTGAAGAACTATTGACCTGGTTTGATTGA
- a CDS encoding hybrid sensor histidine kinase/response regulator, which produces MPQADILVVDDNPTNLDLLSGLLQDHHFHVRAVTSGRLALTVARTFKPALILLDINMPQMNGFEVCTQLKADPATCDIPVIFISALDETIDKVRAFEVGGVDYVTKPFQIEEVLARVNSQLRIARLQHELIEKNVALTQANADLSASRQELAEANIQLREMAEIKANFTAMLVHDLKSPLSVVKATLDFLSIDGDVVAGPYGALVHASVKTISKILAMIGELLEVFRTDSKEIHLRRESVKFTEFLKEFLENTKIAAQSENLVLETTIHPALPEMAIDAGKLERALSNLLSNAIKFTPAGGTISVEASEVMHMHSGVGRTAVLIRISDTGEGIESDVLPIIFDPYRQGQSGKGRLGVGLGLAIVKRIVEAHGGTISATSQPGQGTTFTLLLPVE; this is translated from the coding sequence ATGCCGCAAGCTGATATTCTGGTCGTTGACGACAACCCAACCAACCTCGATTTGTTATCTGGTCTGTTGCAGGACCATCACTTTCATGTGCGTGCCGTGACTTCGGGGCGGCTGGCACTCACGGTTGCCCGAACCTTCAAACCAGCTCTGATTTTGCTGGATATCAACATGCCGCAGATGAACGGGTTTGAAGTCTGTACCCAGCTCAAAGCCGACCCGGCCACCTGTGATATTCCCGTTATTTTTATCAGCGCGCTGGATGAAACCATTGATAAGGTACGGGCTTTTGAAGTCGGTGGCGTTGACTATGTGACCAAACCCTTTCAAATTGAGGAAGTTCTGGCCCGTGTCAACAGTCAGCTTCGGATTGCCCGGTTGCAACACGAGTTAATCGAAAAAAATGTTGCCTTGACCCAGGCCAACGCTGACCTCTCTGCTTCACGTCAGGAACTGGCCGAAGCAAACATTCAACTCCGGGAAATGGCCGAAATCAAAGCCAACTTTACCGCCATGTTGGTGCACGACCTCAAGTCCCCGCTCAGCGTGGTGAAGGCAACGCTCGATTTTTTATCCATTGATGGGGACGTTGTGGCTGGGCCCTATGGAGCGTTGGTGCATGCCAGCGTCAAAACCATCTCAAAGATCCTGGCCATGATTGGGGAACTCCTCGAAGTCTTTCGCACCGACTCGAAAGAAATTCATCTGCGCCGTGAATCAGTCAAGTTCACTGAATTTTTAAAAGAATTTCTTGAAAATACCAAAATTGCTGCTCAGTCTGAGAATCTGGTCCTGGAAACCACAATTCACCCAGCCCTCCCTGAGATGGCAATTGATGCTGGAAAGCTAGAACGGGCCCTTTCAAACTTGCTCTCAAACGCGATCAAATTTACCCCGGCTGGCGGCACGATTTCAGTTGAAGCCAGTGAAGTCATGCACATGCACTCTGGCGTCGGTCGAACTGCCGTGCTGATCCGCATTTCCGATACCGGGGAAGGGATTGAATCTGATGTATTGCCGATCATTTTCGACCCGTATCGGCAGGGGCAATCCGGAAAAGGACGTCTCGGGGTTGGGCTTGGATTGGCGATTGTCAAACGCATCGTCGAAGCCCACGGCGGCACCATTTCCGCCACCAGCCAGCCTGGACAGGGAACAACCTTTACGCTTTTGCTGCCCGTTGAGTGA
- the corA gene encoding magnesium/cobalt transporter CorA, with protein sequence MISIRTYHGNAGLVLQSKFDLAYHWPRRHEFPIWVDIEYPIEADLKQLVDICEFHPLTVDDTVSPHHQPKIDEFDDYLFLVFRSVSPVTDEYDMCYTPERHTREYCSTMKLAVYLGKDFLVTIHDKQVPAVVEMAKFVDTRNLAYEQHLDQILHGIVDRLIDGVFPVLEQLEDEVELIEDEIFADPKPVQLSQILKLKRELLNLRRLISPQREMLSRLSRREDLPYIQPRTAIYFRDVYDHAVRIEEAAIILTDFASGVAEAYLSVASNRMNEAMRVLTVLSTIFMPLTFIAGIYGMNFDYMPELKMTWFYPFLWLLMIAIALAMLVFFRRKKWL encoded by the coding sequence ATGATTTCAATTCGAACCTACCACGGCAACGCGGGACTTGTGCTCCAATCCAAATTCGATCTTGCATACCATTGGCCGAGACGCCATGAGTTCCCAATTTGGGTTGATATCGAATACCCAATCGAGGCCGACCTCAAACAACTGGTTGATATATGTGAGTTTCACCCACTGACCGTGGACGACACGGTTTCACCACACCACCAGCCCAAAATTGATGAATTTGACGACTATCTGTTTCTGGTCTTTCGGAGCGTTTCTCCGGTAACCGATGAATATGATATGTGTTACACGCCAGAGCGCCACACGCGTGAATACTGCAGCACCATGAAACTGGCCGTCTACCTTGGAAAAGATTTTCTGGTGACCATTCATGACAAACAGGTTCCAGCCGTGGTTGAAATGGCCAAATTTGTTGATACTCGGAATCTGGCGTACGAACAGCATCTGGATCAGATTCTACACGGCATTGTGGACCGTCTGATTGATGGTGTTTTTCCGGTTTTGGAACAACTTGAAGATGAAGTCGAACTCATTGAAGATGAAATCTTTGCCGATCCCAAACCAGTCCAACTGTCCCAAATCCTCAAGCTCAAACGCGAATTATTGAACCTGCGGCGATTGATCAGTCCACAACGCGAAATGCTCTCACGCCTGAGTCGCCGCGAAGACCTTCCCTACATCCAGCCACGAACCGCCATTTATTTTCGTGACGTCTATGACCACGCCGTCCGGATTGAGGAAGCCGCCATCATCCTGACCGACTTTGCCAGTGGTGTCGCCGAAGCCTATCTCTCGGTGGCTTCAAATCGAATGAATGAAGCCATGCGAGTACTCACGGTGCTCTCAACCATCTTTATGCCGCTCACCTTTATCGCCGGCATTTATGGAATGAATTTCGACTACATGCCCGAACTCAAAATGACCTGGTTTTACCCGTTTTTGTGGCTTCTGATGATCGCGATTGCCCTCGCCATGCTGGTCTTTTTCAGACGTAAGAAGTGGCTGTGA
- a CDS encoding Uma2 family endonuclease, translating to MSAIFVTDNLVDIVYPESDGKPMAENTLQYEWIVMIKGGLDAVLPNDFVAGDLLWYPVEGKPKITQAPDVMVAIGRPKGHRRSYLQWQEGHIAPQVVFEILSPGNTASEMTKKELFYNEHGVEEYYLYDPEKNDLFGWIRSEKGLTAIPGIDTWTSPRLSIRFERTPETLMIFRPDGRRFETFAELEARAEAEHQRAEAEAQRAQQALSQIEQERLITQRFKQKLLELGVDPETV from the coding sequence ATGTCAGCAATCTTTGTAACGGATAACCTGGTTGACATTGTTTATCCAGAAAGCGATGGAAAACCAATGGCTGAAAATACACTCCAGTATGAATGGATTGTGATGATTAAAGGCGGGTTAGATGCCGTGCTCCCCAATGATTTTGTGGCTGGGGACCTGTTGTGGTACCCGGTTGAAGGAAAACCAAAAATTACTCAGGCGCCTGATGTGATGGTGGCCATTGGTCGCCCTAAAGGTCATCGCCGCTCGTATCTGCAATGGCAGGAAGGACATATTGCGCCACAGGTCGTGTTTGAAATTCTTTCACCGGGGAACACTGCCTCGGAAATGACCAAAAAAGAGCTTTTTTATAATGAACATGGCGTTGAAGAGTATTACCTCTATGATCCTGAGAAAAACGACCTTTTCGGGTGGATTCGCTCTGAAAAGGGCCTGACGGCTATTCCAGGAATTGACACCTGGACCAGTCCACGACTGAGCATTCGGTTTGAACGAACGCCTGAAACTCTGATGATCTTTCGTCCAGATGGACGGCGTTTTGAGACCTTTGCCGAACTTGAAGCTCGGGCTGAAGCTGAGCACCAACGAGCTGAAGCTGAAGCGCAACGGGCTCAACAAGCACTCTCCCAGATTGAACAGGAACGACTGATCACTCAACGATTCAAGCAGAAACTGCTCGAACTTGGAGTTGATCCTGAAACAGTTTGA
- a CDS encoding nitroreductase family protein: protein MSTPEHKAVQPLDVPTAILQRRSIKNFKSDPISDELLHQLIELTVAAPSSWNLQDWRIIVVRDEAKKAELCEAAWGQTQIKQAPVTFVFAADADAGNQDLTPIFEQALAAGAWNEGTVGYFKKAIPQFQQALGDKQREYAIKDAMIAATHLVLAAESLGLSTCYMNGWVEDKVKAAIGAADNPNLAIAVVIPVGYAAEPRKDPGRFAWEVNVFADTLETPFQK, encoded by the coding sequence ATGAGTACTCCCGAACACAAGGCCGTTCAACCACTGGACGTGCCGACGGCGATTTTGCAGCGCCGCTCAATTAAAAACTTCAAATCAGATCCGATTTCGGATGAATTACTCCATCAACTCATTGAACTGACTGTCGCGGCCCCAAGTAGCTGGAATTTGCAGGACTGGCGCATCATCGTCGTCCGTGACGAAGCCAAAAAAGCCGAACTCTGCGAAGCTGCCTGGGGACAGACCCAGATTAAGCAGGCACCAGTCACGTTTGTGTTTGCCGCTGACGCCGACGCCGGCAACCAGGATCTGACACCAATTTTCGAGCAGGCACTGGCCGCCGGGGCCTGGAATGAAGGCACGGTCGGCTATTTCAAGAAGGCCATTCCCCAATTTCAGCAGGCACTTGGCGACAAACAGCGTGAATACGCCATCAAAGACGCCATGATTGCGGCCACGCATCTGGTACTGGCGGCAGAAAGTCTTGGACTGTCAACCTGCTATATGAACGGCTGGGTTGAAGACAAAGTCAAAGCGGCGATTGGCGCCGCAGACAATCCCAATCTGGCGATTGCCGTGGTGATTCCGGTGGGATATGCCGCCGAGCCCCGTAAAGATCCCGGACGCTTTGCCTGGGAAGTCAATGTTTTTGCCGACACACTGGAAACGCCATTTCAGAAATAG
- a CDS encoding leucyl aminopeptidase → MDFKVQDGPLSELAADVVVIPVFENESLESDVLKSLDELTNGLISTIVGTDEMRGKSSDTAYVHVATGLKTRRLLLVGAGTEEKFATRAARNLAGTAARIARKKGATSIAFVKRGGLDLQAFGKSIAEGALIGLYEPDTYKTEGKAEQTVTQISVNTSEAELSAAEQGLAIGNIVGEATNFTRMLVNEPGMQLPPRKLAEHAEQVAAQYGLGVDILDEARMAEFGMGALLGVSRGSDEEAKMIVLTYTPETAEEGTQTIALIGKGLTFDAGGLSLKTSEGMEKMKYDMAGGASVIGAMRAIAQLKPRVKVFGIVPSSENLPSGRALKPGDVLTSMAGKTIEVLNTDAEGRLILADALAYARHLGAQKMVDLATLTGAISVALGTVYCGLFTSNQELADQVLAAGKNADEKFWQLPMDAEYGELIKSDIADLKNIGGKYAGSITAAYFLKEFAGDTPWVHLDIAGVGWNQSTKPYLAKGPSGFSVRTLVEWVMAQ, encoded by the coding sequence ATGGATTTTAAGGTGCAGGATGGACCACTTTCGGAATTGGCCGCTGACGTCGTGGTCATTCCGGTTTTTGAAAATGAATCGCTCGAAAGCGATGTGCTCAAATCGTTGGATGAACTCACCAACGGCTTGATTTCCACTATTGTCGGGACGGACGAAATGCGGGGCAAATCAAGTGATACCGCCTATGTGCACGTTGCCACCGGACTGAAAACCCGTCGCTTGCTGCTGGTTGGTGCTGGCACTGAGGAAAAATTTGCCACCCGTGCTGCTCGCAACCTGGCTGGTACCGCTGCCCGCATTGCCCGCAAAAAGGGGGCAACATCAATTGCCTTTGTCAAACGCGGAGGGCTCGATCTCCAGGCGTTTGGAAAATCCATCGCCGAAGGTGCCTTGATTGGTTTGTATGAGCCCGACACATACAAAACAGAAGGCAAAGCCGAGCAAACCGTCACCCAAATCAGTGTGAATACCTCTGAAGCCGAACTATCTGCGGCTGAACAGGGATTGGCAATTGGGAACATTGTCGGCGAAGCCACCAACTTCACCCGCATGCTGGTCAATGAACCCGGTATGCAGCTTCCTCCCCGAAAACTGGCTGAACATGCCGAACAGGTCGCGGCTCAGTATGGCCTGGGAGTTGATATTCTGGATGAAGCCCGGATGGCCGAATTCGGCATGGGTGCGCTGCTCGGCGTGTCACGCGGCTCGGATGAAGAAGCCAAAATGATCGTGCTGACCTACACGCCGGAAACGGCTGAAGAAGGCACACAAACCATTGCGCTCATTGGAAAAGGATTAACCTTTGACGCTGGCGGGTTGTCGTTAAAAACCTCTGAAGGCATGGAGAAAATGAAATACGACATGGCCGGTGGGGCTTCGGTCATTGGTGCGATGCGCGCCATTGCCCAGCTTAAACCACGGGTGAAAGTGTTTGGGATTGTGCCCTCTTCGGAAAACCTCCCGTCAGGTCGGGCACTCAAGCCTGGTGATGTGCTGACCTCAATGGCCGGCAAAACCATCGAAGTCCTCAATACCGATGCCGAAGGTCGCCTGATTCTGGCTGATGCCCTGGCCTATGCCCGACACCTCGGCGCTCAAAAAATGGTTGATCTGGCCACGCTGACTGGTGCGATTTCAGTCGCGCTGGGAACAGTGTATTGCGGGCTGTTCACTTCAAACCAGGAACTCGCTGATCAGGTCCTGGCGGCTGGAAAAAATGCGGACGAAAAATTCTGGCAACTGCCGATGGATGCTGAATATGGCGAGTTGATCAAGAGCGACATCGCCGACCTGAAAAACATTGGCGGAAAATATGCTGGCAGCATCACCGCCGCTTACTTTTTGAAAGAATTTGCCGGTGATACCCCCTGGGTGCATCTCGATATCGCCGGAGTGGGCTGGAACCAATCAACCAAACCCTACCTTGCCAAGGGCCCCAGCGGGTTTTCGGTCCGAACCCTGGTTGAGTGGGTGATGGCTCAATAA
- a CDS encoding MmcQ/YjbR family DNA-binding protein: protein MDAEVLREYCLAFPHATESLQWGNHLVFKVGGKMFAILDLDNLGLSFPCSPDDFYTLTEQANIIPAPYSARYHWVLLQKLSALPSFELKEYLQQAYTRTFSKLPKKVQAQLTTTTEQ from the coding sequence ATGGACGCTGAAGTACTTCGTGAATATTGTCTGGCCTTCCCGCATGCGACCGAGAGTCTGCAGTGGGGAAACCATCTGGTCTTTAAGGTTGGGGGAAAGATGTTTGCCATTCTGGATTTGGATAATCTGGGGCTTTCGTTTCCCTGTTCTCCGGATGATTTTTACACCCTCACTGAACAGGCCAACATCATCCCCGCACCCTATTCGGCCCGGTATCACTGGGTGTTGCTCCAGAAACTTTCCGCCCTTCCCTCATTTGAATTAAAAGAGTATTTACAGCAAGCGTATACTCGGACCTTTTCCAAGCTTCCGAAAAAAGTTCAGGCTCAACTCACAACGACTACGGAACAATAA
- the smpB gene encoding SsrA-binding protein SmpB, translating to MANKSSPIPGFKLIATNREAFYNFHILETFEAGLQLVGTEVKSLREGRINLKDAYAMVKDGEGWLLNAHISPYSHGNRQNHDPLRSRKLLLHKAELRKLFNFIQEKGLTLVPTKLYFKNGRVKVEIGVAKGKKLYDKRETEQKRTVERETRAMMKERR from the coding sequence TGATTGCCACCAACCGGGAAGCCTTTTACAACTTTCACATCCTGGAAACCTTTGAAGCCGGGCTGCAACTGGTTGGCACTGAGGTCAAGTCGCTCCGGGAAGGACGCATCAACCTCAAGGATGCCTATGCCATGGTCAAGGACGGCGAAGGCTGGTTGCTCAATGCCCACATCAGTCCCTATAGTCACGGAAATCGCCAGAACCACGATCCGCTCAGATCTCGCAAGCTCTTGTTGCATAAGGCTGAACTTCGCAAGCTCTTCAACTTTATCCAGGAAAAGGGATTGACGCTGGTGCCCACCAAACTCTATTTCAAAAATGGCCGGGTGAAGGTTGAAATCGGGGTTGCCAAGGGCAAAAAGCTCTATGACAAACGGGAAACCGAGCAGAAGCGCACGGTTGAACGTGAAACCCGCGCCATGATGAAGGAGCGGAGATAA